Sequence from the Rhodococcus jostii RHA1 genome:
CCTCGTCAGCTCGTCGTGGCACTCCCGGATCGCAGCGGGGTTGTAGGCGTTGTACAGCCCCCAGTGCAGCCCGATGATCGAGTAGTTCTTGATCAGCGCATGGTTCAGCCCGGGCGACGGGATGGTGCCACTCGCGAACCCGATCACAATGATGCGACCCTCGAACGCGATGCACTTGGTCGACTTCGTGTAGGAGTCGCCGCCCACCGGATCGAACACGACGTCGGCACCGCGGCCGTCCGTGAAGTCCTTCACGGCCTGGACGAAGTCCTCGCTGTGCCGGTCGAGCACGAGGTCGGCTCCGAGTTCCCGCGTATACGCCGCCTTCTCGGGTCCGCCGACGACGCCGATCACCTTGGCGCCTGCCGCCTTACCCAGCTGCACGGCCGCGCTGCCCACACCACCTGCCGCAGCATGCACGAGCAGCGTTTCGCCGGGCTGGATCTGCGTCCTGCGGTGCAGCGCAAACCATCCCGTCTGGTAGCCGATCGACAGCGCCGACGCCTCGGCGTCGTCGAGGGCCTCCGGAGCGGGGAACGCGGTGGCCGAGGACATGACGGCCAGCTCGGCGAACCCGCCGTTCGGCAGGCTCGGCATGCCGATCACCCGGTCGCCGACGGCGAACTCGGTGACACCCTCACCCAGGCCCACCACCTCGCCGCACAGCTCCACACCGGGAGTGAACGGAAGCGGCGGCTTGATCTGGTACTCGCCGCGGCACAACAGCACATCCGGGAAGTTGGCGGCCGCCGAGAGCACCTTGACCAGCAACTCGCCGGGCTTCGGTTCGAGGTCGGGGACGTCCTCGAACGTCAGAACGTCCCGCGGCTGGCCCAATTCGTGTACACGCCACGCCTTCATCGATCAGTCCTTCGGTCCACCGGCGACGTAGACGACCTGACCCGACACGAATCCGGCGCCCTCGCTCACGAAGAACGATGCGGTGTGCGCGATGTCCTCGGGCTGCCCGACGCGGTTCACGGGGATCTGCGACGCCGCGGCCTTCTTGAAGTCCTCGAATCCGACACCCACCCGCTCGGCGGTCGCGGCGGTCATCTCGGTCTCGATGAAGCCGGGCGCGATCGCGTTCGCGGTGACACCGAACTTGCCGAGCTCGAATGCCAGCGTCTTGGTGAAGCCCTGCATGCCCGCCTTGGCGGCGGAGTAGTTGACCTGCCCGCGGTTACCGAGCGCCGAGGTGCTCGAAAGGTTCACGATGCGCCCGAACTTGGCGTCCACCATGTACTTCTGCACGGCCCGCGACATCAGGAACGCACCACGCAGGTGCACGTTCATCACGGCGTCCCAGTCGTCGACGGTCATCTTGAACAGCAGGTTGTCGCGGGTGATCCCGGCGTTGTTGATCAGGATCGTCGGGGCGCCCAGTTCGGTCGCCACCCGCTCGACTGCCGCAGCGACCGACTCCTCGTCGGCGACATTCGCGCCCACGGCCAGCGCTTTTCCGCCGGCGGACGTGATCGCGTCGACGGTGCCGGCACATGCGGACTCGTCGAGGTCGAGGACGGCGACCGCGTAGCCGTCCTCGGCCAGCCGCTTCGCGACGGCGGCGCCGATTCCCCGGGCCGATCCGGTGACGATGGCGGTTCTACGTTCCTGGCTCACTTGTTTCCTCCATGCTGGTTGTTCTCGGTCTTCGTGCGGTATTTACGCAGTTCTCTTCTCGCGATGGACATCTTGTGGACCTCGTCCGGTCCGTCCGCGAGACGCAATGCCCTCAGATGGGCGTACATCATGGCGAGGGGGAAGTCGTCGGTCACGCCGGCCCCACCGTGCACCTGAATCGCCCGATCCACAATCTCGAGCGCAATATTCGGAGCCGCCACCTTGATCGCCGCGATCTCCGTCCGCGCCTCCTTGTTCCCCACCGTATCCATCAGATACGCCGCCTTCAGCGTCAACAACCGAATCATCTCGATCTCGATCCGCGCCTCCGCAATCCAATCCTGAACATTCGCATTCTCACTGACCGGCTTACCGAACGTCACCCGCGACGACGCCCGACGACACATCAACTCCAACGCCCGCTCCGCCATCCCGATCGCCCGCATGCAATGGTGAATCCGACCCGGACCCAGGCGCGCCTGCGAAATCGCGAAACCCTCCCCCTCCCCCTTCAGCACATCCTCGACCGGAACCCGCACATCCGCGAAATCGATCTCCGCATGCCCCTCACGATCCTGATACCCGAACACCGGCAACCCCCGCATCACCGTCACCCCCGGCGCATCGATCGGCACCACCATCATCGACTGCTGCCGATGCGGCGCCGCCGACGGATCCGTCTTCCCCATCACGATCAACACCCGGCAATTACGATGCAACGCATTCGACGCAAACCACTTCCGCCCGTTCAGCACATACTCGTCACCGTCCCGGACCATCGACAACTCCACATTCGTCGCATCCGAACTCGCCACCGCCGGCTCCGTCATCGCGAACGCCGACGCCATCGTCCCCTCCAGCAACGGCGTCAGATACTTCTCCTTGTGCTCGGCCGTACCGAACAACTCCAGCACCTCCATATTGCCCGTATCCGGCGCATTACAATTGCACGCCTCCGACGCAATATGACTGCGCCCCATGATCTCCGCCAACGGCGCATACTCGAGATTCGTCAACCCCGCACCCGTCCCCGGATGCGGATGAAACAGATTCCACAACCCCCGCCGCCGCGCCTCCGCCTTCAACTCCTCCAACACCGGCGGCTGGAAATGCGGATCCCCCGACTCCCGCATCTGCTCCTCGTACACCGCCTCCGCCGGATACACATGCGAATCCATGAACTCCAGCAGATCGGTCTGCAACTGCTGGGCGCGATCGGATAGGTCGAACAGCGACATGCGGGCTCCTCGTGCGGTCGGGTCAGGACGGCTGGGCGAGGAGCGAGGCCTGGTAGCGGCGCATTCCCCGGATCCATCGGTCGTAGTCGGCGCCCTTGTGCCGGTACATCTCCAGCACTTCGGGGTGCGGAAGGATCAGGAACTGTTCGGCTTCCATTGCGGCGAGCACACATTCGGCCACCTCGGACGCTTCGAGAACCGTACCCGCGGTGGTGACGGCGCGTGCGGCAGTGGCCGACAGGGCGGCGTCGTCGGTGAGCAGCTTGGTGTTGACGCCCATCGGGCACAGGCAGCTGACACGGACGCCCTTGTCGCCGTACGTGACGGACAGCCATTCGGCGAATCCGACGGCCGCATGTTTGGTCACCGAGTAGGGGGCGGAACCGATCTGGGTGAGTAGCCCGGCGGCCGAGGCCGTGCTGACGAAGTACCCCTCGCCGCGCTCGATCCAGCCGGGGACCAGCCGGCGTGCCGCCCGGATGTGCGCTCGGACGTTCACGTCGAGGGCGAGGTCCCACACCGCGTCGTCGGGTTCGAGATCCTCCCCCGCCGCGACGCCCGCATTGGCGAAGTAGAGGTCGACGGCGCCGAAAGCCTTCTCCGCAGCGTCGATGACCGAGCCGATCTGTGCGTCGTCGGACGCGTCGGCACCGCGGGCGATCGAGGCCCCTGGACGCGTCGCGTTGATCCGGTCCGACACTGCCTGGGCCGATGCGGCATCGAGATCGGTGACGACGACCCTGGCCCCCTCGGCGGCGAGCCGCTCCGCGAGTGCGCCGCCGATTCCACCTCCGCCACCGGTGACGATGGCGACCTTCTGCGCAACCTGCACGAGATTCCTCCTCGAGGGGACACGGATGTGATCCCAGTCTTCCACAGAAATCACCTGAATC
This genomic interval carries:
- a CDS encoding NADPH:quinone oxidoreductase family protein, translated to MKAWRVHELGQPRDVLTFEDVPDLEPKPGELLVKVLSAAANFPDVLLCRGEYQIKPPLPFTPGVELCGEVVGLGEGVTEFAVGDRVIGMPSLPNGGFAELAVMSSATAFPAPEALDDAEASALSIGYQTGWFALHRRTQIQPGETLLVHAAAGGVGSAAVQLGKAAGAKVIGVVGGPEKAAYTRELGADLVLDRHSEDFVQAVKDFTDGRGADVVFDPVGGDSYTKSTKCIAFEGRIIVIGFASGTIPSPGLNHALIKNYSIIGLHWGLYNAYNPAAIRECHDELTRMAAAGEIKPMISERLGLTDVADGIARLGEGTTVGRLAFLPGR
- the fabG gene encoding 3-oxoacyl-ACP reductase FabG, translated to MSQERRTAIVTGSARGIGAAVAKRLAEDGYAVAVLDLDESACAGTVDAITSAGGKALAVGANVADEESVAAAVERVATELGAPTILINNAGITRDNLLFKMTVDDWDAVMNVHLRGAFLMSRAVQKYMVDAKFGRIVNLSSTSALGNRGQVNYSAAKAGMQGFTKTLAFELGKFGVTANAIAPGFIETEMTAATAERVGVGFEDFKKAAASQIPVNRVGQPEDIAHTASFFVSEGAGFVSGQVVYVAGGPKD
- a CDS encoding acyl-CoA dehydrogenase family protein, giving the protein MSLFDLSDRAQQLQTDLLEFMDSHVYPAEAVYEEQMRESGDPHFQPPVLEELKAEARRRGLWNLFHPHPGTGAGLTNLEYAPLAEIMGRSHIASEACNCNAPDTGNMEVLELFGTAEHKEKYLTPLLEGTMASAFAMTEPAVASSDATNVELSMVRDGDEYVLNGRKWFASNALHRNCRVLIVMGKTDPSAAPHRQQSMMVVPIDAPGVTVMRGLPVFGYQDREGHAEIDFADVRVPVEDVLKGEGEGFAISQARLGPGRIHHCMRAIGMAERALELMCRRASSRVTFGKPVSENANVQDWIAEARIEIEMIRLLTLKAAYLMDTVGNKEARTEIAAIKVAAPNIALEIVDRAIQVHGGAGVTDDFPLAMMYAHLRALRLADGPDEVHKMSIARRELRKYRTKTENNQHGGNK
- a CDS encoding SDR family oxidoreductase, producing the protein MQVAQKVAIVTGGGGGIGGALAERLAAEGARVVVTDLDAASAQAVSDRINATRPGASIARGADASDDAQIGSVIDAAEKAFGAVDLYFANAGVAAGEDLEPDDAVWDLALDVNVRAHIRAARRLVPGWIERGEGYFVSTASAAGLLTQIGSAPYSVTKHAAVGFAEWLSVTYGDKGVRVSCLCPMGVNTKLLTDDAALSATAARAVTTAGTVLEASEVAECVLAAMEAEQFLILPHPEVLEMYRHKGADYDRWIRGMRRYQASLLAQPS